A region of Flavobacterium indicum GPTSA100-9 = DSM 17447 DNA encodes the following proteins:
- the coaE gene encoding dephospho-CoA kinase (Dephospho-CoA kinase (CoaE) performs the final step in coenzyme A biosynthesis.) — protein sequence MTKIIGLTGGIGSGKTTVANFFKEKGVPVYIADDEAKKIMDYNEVIAEVQQLFEEKVIDNFGKLDRKKISQIVFHNKEKLNALNALIHPKVKAHFNTWLEKHASFSFVIKEVAILFETNGHLYCDATILVTAPIEIRVERVMKRDHKTREEVLQVINNQMPEEEKIKLATYVVENEKLEKTHKQVEIILQKLKFL from the coding sequence ATGACTAAAATAATTGGATTAACAGGCGGAATTGGAAGTGGAAAAACTACGGTCGCAAACTTTTTTAAAGAAAAAGGGGTTCCAGTTTATATTGCTGATGATGAAGCAAAAAAGATAATGGACTATAACGAAGTAATCGCCGAGGTTCAACAATTATTTGAAGAAAAAGTTATTGATAATTTCGGAAAATTAGATCGTAAAAAAATTAGTCAAATTGTATTTCATAATAAAGAAAAATTAAATGCATTAAACGCACTGATTCATCCTAAAGTAAAAGCTCATTTTAATACTTGGTTAGAAAAACACGCATCGTTTTCATTTGTAATAAAAGAAGTAGCCATTTTATTTGAAACAAATGGTCATTTGTATTGTGACGCTACAATTTTAGTAACAGCTCCAATTGAAATTCGAGTGGAAAGAGTAATGAAGAGAGATCATAAAACTAGGGAAGAAGTGCTTCAAGTGATTAATAATCAAATGCCTGAAGAAGAAAAAATAAAATTAGCTACTTATGTAGTTGAAAATGAAAAATTAGAAAAAACGCACAAACAAGTCGAAATTATACTTCAAAAATTAAAATTTCTTTAA
- a CDS encoding sensor histidine kinase: MNKTKFRILVFLMSISMIGIIIVQLYWINSSFIKNDEQFKHHTQQVLNNVAKKLDDKEVMDFYKRYFQIKDSLGREPKREQLRKIYFYDKDSKTNETVIYTNTIIPEDYGIDGSFFDKSAYPIGIKNYISKRKTEVYKNNSLDGTTSSIKSKPDVTIEKSGNLEVLDRVQFYVAFRDIVSQRPIHRRLSANLLQSILSFELNKAGIKTPFEYAVYSNGLATKIKSEEFRLDKCTTYGMPILMDADGNSKYELLVRFPNKTNYVFSELVPMTILSLLFTLIIILTYSSALKQLITQKQISEIKTDFINNMTHEFKTPIATINLALDAIRNPKIIEDKEKVQKYLQMIKDENKRMHAQVENVLRISKLERNELEINKEPHQVDEFIEDAIDHVSLILEDKEGIINTHFNATRNTVLLNDVHFTNVLVNILDNAMKYSIDKPVINVFTENIKDYILIKIQDNGIGMSKVAQKKVFDKFFREHTGDLHNVKGHGLGLAYVKQIVDDHNGQIFVESEKGKGSTFIIKLPLIN; the protein is encoded by the coding sequence ATGAATAAAACCAAGTTTCGAATATTAGTTTTTTTAATGAGTATTTCCATGATTGGAATTATTATAGTTCAATTGTATTGGATTAATAGCTCATTTATTAAAAATGACGAACAATTTAAACATCATACTCAACAAGTTCTTAATAATGTTGCAAAAAAACTGGATGATAAAGAGGTAATGGATTTTTATAAACGTTATTTTCAAATCAAAGATAGTTTAGGTAGAGAACCAAAAAGAGAACAATTGAGGAAAATTTATTTTTATGATAAAGATTCAAAAACCAATGAAACGGTAATCTATACAAATACAATAATTCCTGAAGATTATGGTATTGATGGTTCTTTTTTTGATAAAAGCGCCTATCCTATAGGTATCAAAAATTATATTTCAAAAAGAAAAACTGAAGTTTATAAAAATAATTCTTTAGATGGTACTACTTCTTCTATCAAATCAAAACCTGATGTAACAATTGAAAAATCCGGAAATTTAGAAGTTTTAGATCGAGTTCAATTTTACGTTGCCTTTAGAGATATTGTATCACAAAGACCAATTCATAGAAGACTTTCAGCAAATTTGCTACAAAGTATATTAAGTTTTGAATTGAATAAAGCAGGTATTAAAACACCTTTTGAATACGCCGTTTATAGCAACGGATTAGCCACTAAAATTAAATCGGAAGAGTTTAGATTAGATAAATGCACCACTTATGGAATGCCTATATTAATGGATGCTGACGGGAATTCTAAGTACGAATTATTAGTTCGATTTCCCAATAAAACTAATTATGTGTTTTCGGAATTGGTTCCTATGACAATTTTATCACTACTTTTCACGTTAATTATTATATTAACCTACAGTAGTGCTTTAAAACAATTAATAACTCAAAAACAAATTTCTGAAATCAAAACAGATTTCATTAATAATATGACGCATGAGTTTAAAACACCAATTGCAACTATCAATTTAGCATTAGATGCCATAAGAAATCCAAAAATCATTGAAGATAAGGAAAAGGTTCAAAAATATCTTCAAATGATTAAAGATGAAAACAAACGAATGCATGCTCAAGTTGAAAATGTATTGAGAATTTCAAAATTAGAACGAAACGAATTAGAAATTAATAAAGAACCTCACCAAGTTGATGAATTCATAGAAGACGCTATTGATCATGTGAGTTTAATATTAGAAGATAAAGAAGGAATAATAAATACTCATTTTAATGCAACACGAAATACTGTGCTTTTAAATGATGTCCATTTTACAAATGTTTTGGTTAATATTTTAGATAATGCAATGAAATATTCAATTGATAAACCTGTAATTAATGTGTTTACTGAGAATATTAAAGATTATATTTTAATTAAAATTCAAGACAACGGTATAGGAATGTCAAAAGTTGCTCAGAAAAAAGTTTTTGATAAATTTTTTAGAGAGCATACAGGTGATTTACACAATGTTAAAGGACACGGTTTGGGGTTGGCATATGTTAAACAAATTGTTGATGATCATAATGGTCAGATTTTTGTAGAGAGTGAAAAAGGAAAAGGAAGTACATTTATAATAAAATTGCCATTAATTAATTAG
- a CDS encoding response regulator transcription factor, with protein MEAKKILLVEDDPNFGSVLRDYLVINDFEVTLAKNGMEGFEKFKKGTFDLCILDVMMPYKDGYTLAREIREKNQEVPIIFLTAKTLKEDVLKGYKVGADDYLNKPFDSEVLLMKIKAIMQRKASETKPDSNVFEFEIGKFHLNSKLRFLSYGTEEPVKLSPKESELLKMLALHVNDLMPRELALTKIWRDDNYFTSRSMDVYIAKLRKYLKRDERVEILNIHGEGFRLVINS; from the coding sequence ATGGAAGCAAAAAAGATATTATTAGTAGAAGACGATCCAAATTTTGGTTCAGTTTTAAGAGATTATTTAGTAATTAATGATTTTGAAGTTACTCTTGCCAAAAATGGTATGGAGGGATTTGAAAAATTTAAAAAAGGAACATTTGATTTATGTATTCTTGATGTAATGATGCCTTATAAAGATGGGTACACGTTAGCAAGAGAAATAAGAGAAAAAAATCAAGAAGTTCCTATCATTTTCTTAACAGCAAAAACATTGAAAGAAGATGTTTTAAAAGGTTATAAAGTGGGGGCAGATGATTATTTGAACAAACCTTTTGATTCTGAAGTTTTATTGATGAAAATAAAAGCAATCATGCAAAGAAAAGCTTCAGAGACTAAACCGGATTCAAACGTATTCGAATTTGAAATTGGTAAATTTCACTTAAATTCTAAATTAAGATTTTTATCATATGGTACTGAGGAACCTGTGAAATTGTCTCCAAAAGAATCTGAATTGTTAAAAATGTTAGCTTTACACGTTAATGATTTAATGCCAAGAGAGTTAGCTTTAACAAAAATTTGGAGAGACGATAATTATTTTACATCACGTAGTATGGATGTGTATATCGCTAAATTAAGAAAATATCTTAAAAGAGATGAAAGAGTTGAAATCTTAAATATTCATGGTGAAGGCTTTAGATTAGTAATCAATTCATAA
- a CDS encoding YbaB/EbfC family nucleoid-associated protein, which produces MFGDIMGMMGKIKETQQKIEATKQRLNSVLVDEKSSDGLLEITMTANREIKNLHIADELLQDKEMLEDYLITTLNKIITKATNINEAELAAVAKEGMPNIPGMDLFK; this is translated from the coding sequence ATGTTTGGAGACATTATGGGAATGATGGGCAAAATTAAAGAAACCCAACAAAAAATTGAAGCGACAAAACAAAGATTAAATTCGGTTTTAGTAGATGAAAAAAGCAGCGATGGCTTATTAGAAATAACTATGACTGCAAATCGTGAAATTAAGAACTTACACATTGCTGATGAACTACTTCAAGATAAGGAAATGCTTGAAGATTATTTAATTACTACGTTAAATAAAATAATCACTAAGGCAACAAATATAAATGAAGCTGAATTAGCTGCGGTTGCTAAAGAAGGCATGCCAAACATACCGGGTATGGATCTATTTAAATAA
- a CDS encoding glycosyltransferase produces the protein MYFSLIIPVYNRPDEIDELLESLVCQTFKENYEIVIIEDGSSIDCKLIVEKYTSLSISYYYKANTGPGDSRNFGMRVAKGDYFIVLDSDCIIPSDYLEKVKRSLDSEYVDCFGGPDKALDSFLDIQKAINFTMTSFLTTGGIRGGSEKIGKFQPRSFNMGISKKAFEVSEGFGNIHPGEDPDLSIRLWKAGFQTKLISEAYVFHKRRIDWNKFYIQVNKFGLARPILNKWYPEYAKITFWFPTLFMLGFLGSLLLTFFKVPYFIYLFGCYFLILGIVSTIQNKSIKIGYYSIIAAIIQFYGYGKGFLNSYIQVHLLNKEPELAFPKMFFKK, from the coding sequence ATGTATTTTTCTTTAATTATTCCTGTTTATAATAGACCCGACGAGATTGATGAATTATTAGAAAGTTTAGTATGCCAAACTTTCAAAGAAAATTATGAAATAGTGATAATTGAAGACGGTTCTTCAATAGATTGTAAATTAATTGTAGAAAAATATACTTCGTTGTCTATTAGTTATTATTACAAGGCAAATACTGGGCCTGGTGATTCACGAAACTTTGGAATGCGTGTAGCTAAAGGAGATTATTTTATTGTTCTAGATTCGGATTGTATTATTCCTTCAGATTATTTAGAAAAGGTAAAGCGTTCATTAGATAGTGAATATGTGGATTGTTTCGGTGGTCCTGATAAAGCGTTGGATAGTTTTTTGGATATTCAAAAAGCTATTAATTTTACTATGACTTCTTTTTTAACTACCGGTGGAATTAGAGGAGGAAGTGAAAAAATAGGAAAATTTCAACCCAGAAGTTTTAATATGGGGATTTCTAAAAAAGCTTTTGAAGTTTCTGAAGGTTTTGGAAATATTCATCCTGGAGAAGACCCCGATTTATCGATTAGACTTTGGAAGGCCGGATTTCAAACGAAGCTAATATCCGAAGCATATGTATTTCATAAGCGAAGAATTGATTGGAATAAATTTTACATTCAAGTCAATAAATTTGGTTTAGCACGACCAATATTAAATAAATGGTACCCAGAATATGCTAAAATTACATTTTGGTTTCCTACGTTGTTTATGTTAGGATTTTTAGGTTCATTATTGCTAACTTTTTTTAAAGTTCCCTATTTTATTTATTTATTTGGATGTTATTTTTTAATCTTGGGGATAGTGTCTACCATTCAAAATAAAAGTATTAAAATTGGATATTATTCAATAATAGCTGCAATTATTCAATTTTATGGCTATGGTAAAGGTTTTTTAAATTCTTACATTCAAGTGCATTTATTAAATAAAGAACCTGAACTTGCTTTTCCAAAAATGTTTTTTAAAAAATAA
- a CDS encoding GEVED domain-containing protein, with protein sequence MKKITFWMFAILICGLSFAQTTVTIGTGTTSASGTNGTPIYRSSSTSTFHFSQSVQLLTAADLSAAGITAGSTITKIAYYKNDANVLSGTNTATLNLYMKNSSATSLVTTQNFATWISGATNVYNNTALNNASFPAAAGWVEFTFSTPFIYTGGAIETAINWQLTPTASPYSSGSFSWMYTTVTGAQAVGTSNSAAITGNLSSSQTRIYNTQLTYTNSPCSGTPAPGNTIASTSTPCFGSSVVLSLQNPTIGTGVTYQWYLNGLPISGANSATYTVPSVTASDTYYCEVTCSGNTTASTSLLVSPSILTAPVTEPFATFLPSCWTNMFGGDLTTGPTASTGSGWVVDGFANVGTTGAIRNEIFTTGANDWVVSPVINIPASGYELKFDAAATQWASTTSPTTPWESDDYIEVLVATGGSTTNWTPLFTYNDTNQPSNTGSPNIIDLDAYAGQNVRFAFHAVEGATNGLADIDFSIDNFEVRLSPACPDQTGLVLGNVTAYTVDASWTDLSGSGAVAYEYAVTTSATPPASGTVIATSFVQATGLLPQTVYYFHVRANCAGSTYGNWITGTFTTACAPVTTFPVLEPFATFLPSCWIKGDNGDLTAGPATFGNNSWKADGFANVGTTGSIAYNHYTTGANDWIISPEYSIPTSGYELKFDAALTQWNGTTAPTTAWDAGDVVEVLVSNGLANWSVIYTFDNANTPAATGSPYVFDLDAYAGQTVRFAYRVVSGATDGTDDTDFFVDNFQIRLSPTCPDQTGLVIGTITATTVDASWDDLSGSGAIGYEYAVTTSATPPASGTSIATTFVQATALTPQTVYYVHVRPLCSGAVYGNWITSTFTTACAPITTLPWTEGFEGLTTVGTTNFPSCWFKQNGGWESRNSNDTYSTSNTGTKFIRNPWSATNEFIWTPGFDLVAGTSYDFSSFIQGDNGTTWVVDYFVNSAQNSTGATQIGTTYNVPGTGTTYAAQAYNKVTATFVPATSGTYYFAVRVNESTGNPWYVSFDDFELKLTPATPPSCATGLTATPDATCGNFASTLSWTAEPLATGYYVTIGTTSGGSDIANAVPVSVTSYSFSGLNNTQYFWKVVPYNGAGSATGCTEQSFTTAVNGCYCVSVPSSLDNSGITNVVLGATPYTITPVTYVNNTATPEIIAPGATANLQLTFSTGYTYDINVWIDFNNDFDFDDAGELVKTGIACTNVQPNTVDASFTMPLTAPSGPHRMRIGTADSGQVPPAPCYNGSYGVTLDFTVDTSLATSSFDLSNFVAYPNPVKDVLNLSYSTAITNVKVTNLLGQQVMTKNVNDTNVQVNMSDLSAGAYIVTISSGDMIHTIKVVKQ encoded by the coding sequence ATGAAAAAAATTACTTTTTGGATGTTTGCTATTCTAATATGTGGGTTGTCCTTTGCTCAGACAACTGTCACTATTGGAACGGGTACTACTTCAGCTTCCGGAACAAATGGGACTCCTATTTATAGGTCCAGTTCTACAAGCACCTTTCATTTTTCGCAAAGTGTGCAATTGCTTACTGCTGCAGATTTAAGTGCTGCTGGTATTACCGCAGGTTCTACAATTACAAAGATTGCATATTACAAAAATGATGCAAATGTTTTGTCTGGAACTAATACAGCGACTTTAAATCTTTACATGAAAAATTCAAGTGCAACGTCTTTAGTTACGACTCAAAATTTTGCTACTTGGATTTCAGGAGCAACCAATGTTTACAATAACACGGCTTTGAATAATGCTTCTTTTCCTGCTGCAGCTGGATGGGTTGAATTTACATTTTCAACACCATTTATTTACACAGGTGGAGCAATTGAAACGGCTATTAATTGGCAATTAACCCCTACTGCTTCTCCATATTCTTCTGGAAGCTTTTCTTGGATGTATACAACAGTTACTGGTGCTCAAGCAGTTGGTACATCAAACAGTGCTGCAATTACGGGTAATTTATCTTCAAGTCAAACTAGAATTTACAATACGCAATTAACTTATACTAATTCTCCTTGTTCAGGTACACCTGCTCCAGGAAATACAATTGCATCAACTTCTACACCATGTTTCGGTTCCTCAGTTGTTTTATCTTTACAAAACCCTACAATTGGAACGGGTGTTACTTATCAATGGTATTTAAATGGTTTACCTATTTCGGGTGCTAATTCAGCAACTTATACAGTTCCTTCTGTAACTGCTTCTGATACGTATTATTGTGAAGTTACTTGTTCTGGAAATACAACAGCTTCCACATCTTTATTGGTAAGTCCAAGTATTTTAACGGCACCAGTGACTGAACCTTTTGCTACTTTTTTACCTTCATGTTGGACAAATATGTTTGGTGGAGATTTAACTACGGGTCCAACAGCATCAACTGGTTCTGGTTGGGTTGTAGATGGTTTCGCTAATGTAGGGACAACAGGTGCAATTCGTAATGAAATATTTACAACAGGAGCAAATGATTGGGTGGTTTCACCAGTAATTAACATTCCTGCTTCAGGATATGAATTAAAATTTGATGCAGCGGCTACACAGTGGGCTTCTACTACTTCTCCTACAACGCCATGGGAATCTGATGATTACATTGAAGTTTTAGTGGCAACTGGTGGTTCTACTACTAACTGGACGCCATTATTTACATATAATGACACCAACCAGCCTTCAAATACTGGTTCACCAAATATTATAGATTTAGATGCTTATGCAGGACAAAATGTCCGTTTTGCATTTCATGCTGTAGAAGGAGCGACAAATGGTTTAGCAGATATTGATTTTTCAATTGATAATTTTGAAGTTAGATTATCACCTGCATGTCCTGATCAAACAGGATTAGTATTAGGGAATGTTACAGCCTATACAGTTGATGCTTCTTGGACAGATTTATCAGGTTCTGGAGCTGTAGCTTATGAATATGCAGTAACTACTTCTGCAACACCTCCTGCTTCAGGAACTGTTATTGCTACATCTTTTGTACAAGCAACAGGATTATTACCTCAAACGGTTTATTATTTCCATGTTAGAGCAAATTGTGCTGGTTCTACTTATGGAAATTGGATAACAGGTACGTTTACTACTGCATGTGCGCCTGTAACAACGTTCCCTGTATTAGAACCATTTGCTACTTTTTTACCTTCTTGTTGGATTAAAGGTGATAATGGAGATTTAACAGCTGGTCCAGCTACTTTTGGTAATAATTCATGGAAAGCCGATGGATTTGCAAATGTTGGAACTACAGGATCGATTGCTTATAATCATTACACAACAGGAGCAAATGATTGGATTATCTCTCCTGAATATTCAATTCCAACTTCAGGATATGAATTAAAATTTGATGCTGCTTTAACACAATGGAATGGTACAACAGCTCCAACAACTGCATGGGATGCAGGTGATGTGGTGGAAGTACTAGTTTCAAATGGATTAGCGAATTGGTCAGTTATTTATACTTTTGATAATGCTAATACTCCAGCTGCAACTGGTTCACCTTATGTGTTTGATTTAGATGCTTATGCAGGTCAAACCGTAAGATTTGCATATAGAGTTGTATCAGGAGCTACTGACGGTACTGATGATACAGACTTCTTTGTTGATAATTTCCAAATTAGACTTTCGCCTACATGTCCTGATCAAACTGGGTTAGTAATTGGTACAATTACTGCAACTACAGTAGATGCTTCTTGGGATGACTTGAGTGGATCGGGAGCAATTGGTTATGAATATGCAGTTACAACTTCTGCAACACCGCCAGCTTCAGGCACTTCAATTGCAACTACTTTTGTACAAGCAACTGCTTTAACTCCTCAAACAGTATATTATGTTCATGTAAGACCACTTTGTTCTGGTGCAGTTTATGGAAATTGGATTACTTCTACTTTTACAACGGCTTGTGCCCCAATTACTACATTACCTTGGACTGAAGGATTTGAAGGATTAACTACAGTTGGTACAACTAATTTCCCTTCATGTTGGTTTAAACAAAATGGAGGATGGGAATCTAGAAATTCAAATGATACTTACAGTACTTCAAATACAGGAACTAAATTTATTAGAAATCCTTGGTCTGCAACAAATGAATTTATTTGGACTCCAGGATTTGATTTAGTTGCAGGAACTTCTTATGATTTCTCTTCATTCATTCAAGGAGATAATGGTACTACTTGGGTTGTAGATTATTTTGTGAATTCAGCACAAAATTCAACAGGAGCAACGCAAATTGGAACTACTTATAATGTACCTGGAACAGGAACTACTTATGCAGCTCAAGCTTATAATAAAGTTACTGCAACATTTGTACCAGCTACTTCAGGAACTTATTATTTTGCAGTTAGAGTAAATGAATCTACGGGTAATCCTTGGTATGTTTCTTTTGATGATTTTGAATTAAAATTAACACCAGCAACACCTCCGTCTTGTGCTACTGGCTTAACAGCAACACCTGATGCAACTTGTGGAAATTTTGCTTCTACTTTATCTTGGACAGCAGAACCACTTGCTACTGGATATTATGTTACCATCGGAACAACTTCTGGAGGTTCTGATATTGCGAATGCAGTGCCTGTAAGTGTTACATCTTATAGCTTCTCAGGATTAAATAATACTCAGTATTTTTGGAAAGTTGTGCCTTACAATGGTGCAGGAAGTGCAACGGGTTGTACTGAACAATCATTTACAACAGCTGTTAATGGATGTTATTGTGTATCTGTTCCTTCTTCTTTGGATAATTCAGGAATTACAAATGTAGTTTTAGGTGCAACTCCATATACGATTACTCCGGTTACTTATGTAAATAATACTGCTACACCTGAAATTATCGCTCCTGGTGCTACAGCAAATTTACAATTGACTTTCTCAACAGGTTATACTTATGATATAAATGTTTGGATTGACTTCAATAATGATTTTGATTTTGATGATGCTGGAGAGTTAGTAAAAACGGGTATTGCTTGTACTAATGTTCAACCGAATACAGTAGATGCTTCATTTACTATGCCTCTAACAGCTCCTTCAGGACCACATAGAATGAGAATTGGTACTGCAGATTCTGGACAAGTTCCTCCTGCACCTTGTTATAATGGTTCGTATGGTGTAACATTAGACTTTACAGTTGATACTTCATTAGCAACTTCAAGTTTTGATTTAAGTAATTTTGTTGCTTATCCAAACCCAGTAAAAGATGTATTGAATTTATCATATTCAACAGCAATTACAAATGTAAAAGTGACTAATTTATTAGGACAACAAGTAATGACTAAGAATGTAAATGATACTAATGTTCAAGTAAACATGTCTGATTTGTCAGCAGGTGCTTACATTGTAACAATTTCTTCTGGAGATATGATTCATACAATTAAAGTTGTTAAACAATAA